The DNA segment ACAACGATCCCTACGCCCCCCTGCAGCGCGGCTTCATCGGCATGTCCGCCGCGCAGGCCCACCGCGTCACCACGGGCCGGGGCACGCATGTCGCGGTCATCGACACCGGCGCGCAGACCGGGCACCCGGACCTGCAGGGCCGCACACTCGAAACCCACAACGTCGTGGACGACGATGCCGTAGCCTTTCAGAAAGACCGCCATGGCACCGAGGTGCTGGGCATCATGGCGGCCACCGGCAACAATCTGCAGGGCATCGTCGGCCTGGCCCCGGGGGCCCGGTTCAGCCTCTACAAGGCCTGCTGGTACCCCGCGCAGCCGCCGGGCAGCAGCGCGCGCTGCAACTCCTTCACCCTCGCCAAGGCGCTCGTCGCCGTGATGTCTTCGGATGCGCGGATCGTCAACATGAGCCTCGGCGGCCCGAGCGATCCCCTGCTAGGTCAACTGCTGTCCCAGCTGGTCGGCCAGGGCCGGATCATCGTCGCCGCGGTGCCCCCGGGCGGCCAGCGCAGCGGCTTTCCCGCGGGCGTGCCCGGCGTCCTGGCCGTGGACTCCGCAGGCGCCGTGCGTACGCCGTCCACGGAAGGGATCCTGCTCGCCCCTGGCAGGGACATCCTCACCCTCCAGCCGCAGGGCCGGTATGACTTCGCCACGGGCTCCTCCATGGCCGCGGCCCATGTGAGCGGCATGATCGCGCTGCTGCAGTCGGTGGAGCCGCGCCTGGACCGGGACACCATCGAGCGGCTGCTGCTGCGCAGCGAAGTCCAGGACGGCATGCAACCCCCGATGGTGAATGCGGAGCGTGCCCTGGCGACCCTGTCCTCCTCCACCGCGCGCTTCGCCGCCCGC comes from the Paracidovorax avenae ATCC 19860 genome and includes:
- a CDS encoding S8 family peptidase, with the protein product MKHALERAAQSLRRAALLPALVLLAACAGPPPGAVDTPSRVAAAQGTQAADLAMREDSSRYVIVALANPLQRVPVRAATSLAGYGSPPRYTTGMQAATLVEQIAREHGLAQADAWPIPSLNVHCIVFEILGSRPRDEVLAALAKDTRIALAQPLQDFSVQAQPAAADASAVAYNDPYAPLQRGFIGMSAAQAHRVTTGRGTHVAVIDTGAQTGHPDLQGRTLETHNVVDDDAVAFQKDRHGTEVLGIMAATGNNLQGIVGLAPGARFSLYKACWYPAQPPGSSARCNSFTLAKALVAVMSSDARIVNMSLGGPSDPLLGQLLSQLVGQGRIIVAAVPPGGQRSGFPAGVPGVLAVDSAGAVRTPSTEGILLAPGRDILTLQPQGRYDFATGSSMAAAHVSGMIALLQSVEPRLDRDTIERLLLRSEVQDGMQPPMVNAERALATLSSSTARFAAR